From a single Anomaloglossus baeobatrachus isolate aAnoBae1 chromosome 8, aAnoBae1.hap1, whole genome shotgun sequence genomic region:
- the INKA1 gene encoding PAK4-inhibitor INKA1, protein MQIPHLDPSTVPLQCEKVSGSVVSSGQMDCMLRVLQDLKRSSPASTEESSAPPARRPLKRDIRSLHRTSDLSEADSACCVDLPSDVSPGSCGQRGLEWDSGYSEVSGSSLRGEEEDEDMEDEEPVAAPPVMRRHIQPPCSRLTSGGLLRSRQGRIRPKSTSDVCLEQWGGIGVGGGSQDWTGCLLSQSRSRQPLVLGDNSFADLVKQWMDLPENGAEDERRTRWLQKPHGFLVSLSGNVKKRLGNMSRPRGRPEQEAVKRLSCPQLGCRPLSAYYHQSLSDIAEASSGLFHCRSRQPIICSDGPF, encoded by the coding sequence CAGTGTGAGAAGGTTTCCGGATCCGTGGTATCATCTGGGCAAATGGATTGCATGCTCCGCGTGTTGCAGGATCTGAAACGCTCGTCTCCCGCTTCTACTGAAGAATCTTCTGCACCTCCGGCCCGCCGACCTCTAAAGCGCGACATCCGCTCTTTACACCGTACTTCAGACTTGTCCGAGGCGGACTCTGCCTGCTGCGTGGATCTGCCCAGCGATGTCTCCCCGGGGAGCTGCGGCCAGCGCGGCCTAGAATGGGACTCTGGCTACTCGGAGGTGTCAGGGAGCTCGCTGCGGGGGGAGGAAGAGGACGAGGACATGGAAGATGAAGAACCGGTGGCAGCACCCCCAGTCATGCGCAGGCACATCCAGCCGCCATGTTCACGGCTGACCTCCGGGGGGCTGCTGCGCTCCAGACAGGGGAGAATCCGCCCAAAGTCCACCTCAGATGTTTGCCTGGAACAGTGGGGGGGCATCGGTGTGGGAGGTGGCTCGCAGGACTGGACGGGGTGTTTGCTGTCCCAGAGTCGCAGTCGGCAGCCATTGGTTTTGGGGGACAACAGTTTTGCCGATTTGGTTAAACAGTGGATGGACTTACCAGAAAATGGTGCTGAGGACGAGCGGCGGACGCGCTGGTTACAAAAGCCGCACGGCTTCCTGGTCAGCCTGTCCGGTAACGTGAAGAAACGTCTGGGAAACATGTCTCGGCCGCGCGGACGCCCCGAGCAGGAGGCTGTGAAACGACTGTCTTGCCCCCAGCTGGGCTGCCGACCGCTCTCCGCCTATTACCACCAGTCGCTGTCGGACATTGCAGAGGCGTCATCAGGCCTCTTCCATTGCCGCAGTCGGCAGCCAATCATATGCAGTGATGGACCGTTCTAG